The Raphanus sativus cultivar WK10039 chromosome 2, ASM80110v3, whole genome shotgun sequence DNA segment GTCGCCAAAAAGGCCCCGAGGCGGCGGCGCGGCTCCCGACGGTGACTCCTTCCACCAAGTGCAAGCTCAGGCTGCTGAAGATGGAGCGGATCAAGGACTACCTCCTGATGGAGGAGGAGTTCGTGGCGAATCAGGAGAGGCTGAAGCCTCAGGAGGAGAAGGCGGAGGAAGATAGATCTAAGGTCGACGATCTCCGCGGGACGCCGATGAGCGTCGGGAACCTCGAGGAGCTGATCGATGAGAATCACGCCATCGTGTCGTCCTCCGTTGGGCCTGAGTACTACGTCGGGATCTTGTCCTTCGTTGATAAAGATCAGCTCGAGCCTGGTTGCTCGATCTTGATGCATAATAAGGTATTgttgaaattagggttttgagaaAGACTAGATCTTGTATtgtgaaattagggtttttaaaaAGATTGGATCTTTGTTTGTGATTATTGTGAGATCTGTTTTTAATTTTGGGGGGTTTTTGTGGTTTAGGTTCTGTCTGTTGTTGGGATACTGCAAGATGAAGTGGATCCGATGGTGTCTGTGATGAAAGTTGAGAAGGCGCCTTTGGAGTCGTATGCTGATATTGGAGGTTTAGAAGCTCAGATTCAGGAGATTAAGGAAGCTGTTGAGTTGCCTTtaactcatcctgagttgtatGAGGATATTGGTATTAAGCCTCCCAAGGGTGTGATTTTGTATGGTGAGCCTGGAACTGGGAAGACTCTGCTTGCTAAGGTTTGAACTTTCTACCTTTAGTTACAGAAGTGGTAGTTTCTGTTAGAAATTATAGATTAGTTTCTTATTTAAAGTTTCATTTACATTCAGTGACTTGTTTATATGAACTTAGAGTCACTCGCACTGTAGTTGCAACAGAGTGCTTCCtgtttaaaatttcatttacaTTCAGTGACTTCCTAATGTTTTGCCTTTATACATTTAATCTAACAAGTACTAGTATCTGTTAGGAGTATAACTTAGTTTCTTGTTTAAAGTTTCATTTACATTCTGTAGCTTGTTCAGACGAATCTATAGTCTGATTGCTACAGAGTTCTTCTTGTTACCTAGCTAAAAAACATATGAGGCTATGCTCTAAGCAAAAATGTTTGCAAAAGGCCAAACATTTTTTGTCCTGCTTACCTAAATTTGAGATCTTATGaatcaatgttttttttgtgtcGGTCTCATACATGTAATTGCTGCAGTTTGGTCGCTTactctttgttttgtttcaggcGGTGGCGAACTCTACATCAGCTACTTTCTTGAGAGTTGTTGGTAGTGAACTGATTCAGAAGTATCTGGGAGATGGTCCCAAGCTTGTGAGGGAGCTTTTCAGAGTTGCTGATGACCTTTCACCTTCAATAGTCTTCATTGACGAGATTGATGCTGTTGGTACCAAGCGGTAAGTCAAATTAACACAACTAACTTGATATAACCTGTTGTTCTTAAGAGACAGTAACCGATTAAGCTTGAAATGAAAACAGGTATGATGCTAACTCAGGAGGTGAGCGTGAGATCCAAAGGACTATGTTGGAACTTCTGAACCAGCTTGATGGATTCGATTCAAGAGGAGACGTAAAGGTCATCCTTGCAACAAACAGAATCGAGAGTCTTGACCCTGCACTTCTTCGACCTGGACGTATTGATAGGAAGATCGAGTTCCCACTTCCAGACATCAAAACGAGAAGACGCATCTTCCAGGTAATTGATTACTTATGCCGAGAAATCAAAATCGGTCGCTTGTTCAAAAGTTTATTGTTTATTGAACTTGTGTGTCTTTGTTTAAAATAGATACACACATCAAAGATGACTCTGTCGGAAGATGTAAACTTGGAAGAGTTTGTGATGACG contains these protein-coding regions:
- the LOC108842952 gene encoding 26S proteasome regulatory subunit 4 homolog A codes for the protein MGQGPSGGLNRQGDKKPDGGDKKEKKFEPAAPPSRVGRKQRRQKGPEAAARLPTVTPSTKCKLRLLKMERIKDYLLMEEEFVANQERLKPQEEKAEEDRSKVDDLRGTPMSVGNLEELIDENHAIVSSSVGPEYYVGILSFVDKDQLEPGCSILMHNKVLSVVGILQDEVDPMVSVMKVEKAPLESYADIGGLEAQIQEIKEAVELPLTHPELYEDIGIKPPKGVILYGEPGTGKTLLAKAVANSTSATFLRVVGSELIQKYLGDGPKLVRELFRVADDLSPSIVFIDEIDAVGTKRYDANSGGEREIQRTMLELLNQLDGFDSRGDVKVILATNRIESLDPALLRPGRIDRKIEFPLPDIKTRRRIFQIHTSKMTLSEDVNLEEFVMTKDEFSGADIKAICTEAGLLALRERRMKVTHPDFKKAKEKVMFKKKEGVPEGLYM